GGCATTGGCTTTCGTAATTGACGTCTGCCCTTGACCAAGGCCTAAAAACAACAGCGAAATCGGCGGCACTGGAATGGAAACCGCGATCACAAGCTGAGCCATTGTTCGTGCAAGACTTAAGCCATTTCAAACGGCTGTAAACCAATATCTAACTATATTTTTCAAGTCTTTGCAATGCTTCTTGCCACAGAGAAACAGTGCGGGGCGTTTGAATAGCACCACTATGTAGCAAAATATAGAATATACGAAAATACAGCCCATATTAATGTACAGTTTGATATGAAACTTGACTTTATGCCTGAATCaagatttaatttattttattttataatataatatagtaatatattataaaaagaagCTCTTCTAGTCTTAGTACTATTATATTTCTGATAATATGAGATTTTTTACGCAGTTTCCACGCACCCAATCATATTTTTCTGCTCCGACTGTGAATTCGTAATCAGTTTCCACTTAGTTTCACTAGTTATTCAGTTAACTTGGGCCTACATTATTCGAGAGACGCCAATTAGACCGCGTGATACGCTTTCCCATGCGATTTTAGACGTCACAGGTGCAAACAATGGGAATTAAGGTCAGGTTGTAGGGACTTTTAGCGTATCTGAGCACAAAGATCCCCCGTCGCATCGAAATAAACTGATCACGATCTGGCACACCCAACTTAATGTATTTATCCGTTTGTAATGGAGATTTTGAAAAGGTACAATGTATATAAACTCATGTAGGAAGCATATTATAAACAAAGAAGAAAATATAGTTAATGTAAAGCGACATTATCTAAGCAATGGCTTTGGTACTTGAATATTTTGACAGTCTATTTAAAAATCGATTCGTTTTTAAATCCCCAATTGTCATCCatcaaatgtttaaaattcatGTATGTTCATCAATTAAGTGGCGCTCAGCCATTAAACTGGATGACATGCCTGGTTCTATTTGAGTCGCGAGTAACAAACTGATATCAAATGGCACACATTtccataaataatgcaaagcaatttaaattgcgcCAATGCGCAGTTTTTAAGGCaaggaaaattggaaaagcgaatgggaatgggggaAACGATTGTAGTTTAGAATGAAAGTTAAGCTGAATTCACAGAGATTACTGACGGAAGACAAAATTCAACTATCCCTGATTTCAAATCTCTTTCGAACATAACAAATGTGTAAAAAGTTACGGAAATCGCTGGAATTATAAGTAAACATATATTCGCGGAAATGGATAAACAATGGACGTACTCTTCCGTACGGAAGTGAATGCAAAAAATAGAtaattctatttaatttaaagcacatttatatgtaaattagaaatataaatgtataattgaatttatattaattaacattttactCTTTTTCCAGCCAGCGAAGGCTGCACCTAGCCATGGAGCCCCCAGCTGCTGGCAATCTGCTGGAGATCATGGACCTGGCCCGCACTCTCCGCCAGGAGCAGCTCTTCAtccagcaggagcaggcggCCTTTGCCCAGCTCACTGGAGCCTTTGAGACCAATGCAGGGACCATAACCAAGGTGGGTTTTTCTATTTCCCACAATCACTACTCCTAACACGAGTTACTAACACTTTGGCTCGTTCGCAGTTGGCCTTTGTGTGTGCCCAGCAGCGGCAGATACTCAATGAGCTGCTCCTGGCGCGCACAGATCAGGATCCGCTGCTCTTCTGCCGCCGAGCGAGTGCCTACGATAGTGCCCAGTTCGTGGACGCCAAGCAGTTGCTGCCCTATGAGGTGAGGAATGGGAATGAAGTACCATTATCTGTCTACTAATAATTTGCTTGGTTCATTTCCAGCACGCATTGGCCTACGAAGATCTGTTCAACTACTTGTACAATACACCCTATTTGTTGGCCCTATCCCTGGCCACCGCGGATCGCTTATCCCTGCTCTCGGCCAGCCAGCTTGGTCAAATAATCAATACCATAGCGACGGGACTGTATGGCAATGCCATCAATACCAAGGATGTGGAACTACTGCTTAAATTGCTGCGGGAACTGATTGAAATCCAATTGCTGACCAGCGAACAGCCCAGGCGTTTGCTGAGAACCAATAGCAGCTCCTTTGCCCGACTTTATCAGCGATTGGTTGAGAGTCTGTTCTCGGCGAGAATTTTCCTAACCGCCGCGCTCCATGCGCCGCTCATGAGTGTGCTGAGTGAGCACGAGATTTGGCTGGATCTGGATCCGCACAAGCTAATGCAGACCTTCACGCCCAAGGAGCGGGAGAAGCGCTTTGGTTGCGAGGGTGATGAGGAATACCAGCGAAATGTGGCTCGCTTTCATGCGGAAACTTTGGGCAAGCTGCACTCCCATGTCCAGGAGTTTGTGAAGAGTTTGCAGCAGAGCTGGGCGCTATTTCCCAGTTCTCTCAGATGGCTACTCCAAACACTGAGCCAACAGCTTCGGCAGTCGTTGCGCcacgaggagcaggagatcCGTCAGCTGCTCACCGACCTGGTGTTTACACACTTCATTTCACCAGCCATTGCCAGTGCTGATCTCCTGGGCATCATCGATGTTAATGTTAGTGAACGAATGCGGCACAATCTCAATCAGATTGTTAAATTGCTTCAGCGACTGGCACTTAACGATGAGGACAGCGAACTGGTGCAGCTGATGGACCTCTTAATGCTGGGACAGACTGGCGAAGATGTGGTGGCCATACTGCCGCAACAAAGCGACTTCGAGCGTTCCCAATTGGCGATCAATCAAAGGGAGCTGGCGCAGCTCGTGGAGTTCTTTCGTTTACTAACTGCCAGAGACGAATATGACATATCCGTCGAGGAGAGGCAGCGGCTGCAGAGGATTCTCGGCAGGATACCCaagcagcaggtgcagcagcagcagcagcaacagcaaacacCCAAGGATGCGCCAGATTCCCGAGAAAGTCCGGAGAAGAGCAAGAAAAGCAACAAGAGTCTGATGAGCCTAGgcaaagccaaaaagaaaCTGGCCAAAGGCATGAGTTTCAGCAGTGGCAGTAGTAACCACAATCCGGTTCCAGTCTCAGAGCCATTGACCAATGGCCAGGCCAACACCTCGAATGGCAGCGGAGGACTGGGTGCTGATCTCGAGCACTGTTCCTCGCACAGCGGCAGCAATACCAGCTTGAGTTCCTGCGGAGCTAACATGCCAACTACAAATGATCCCCTGGACATGTCCGCCTCGTCGGATCCCGTGTTGGTATTCAGCCTCTATAATGCGGGAGCAAAAAGCAAACTGAAACCGCTGACAGAGGAGGAGGTTTTGAAGATGAACAGCATCGGTCAGGATGGAAGTAATCTGCTGCCAGCGGTGGTCACCACTGCTCCCTTGGCGCCATCTTCGAACAACGACGATGTGAGTAGTCTGGAGGCCATGCGACGGCCGCAGGATGATGCATCGATAGGAAATTCGGATAATCTGGAGGCTATCAGTGAGGCGGCACATTCAGTTGCCAGTTCGCTGGActtggaggagcagcaggagcgagATGTTCACGAAAACGAGGACAATCTCTCCGATATGGTTTCGGCCAATGTGTCGGGCAGAGGAACACCGAACATCAGTGGTAGGGATACACCCTCATCGCAAGTGActgatggtgatggtgctgGCGGGGATTTGGGCCATCATCATGGTGTTCACGCCCGGGCAGCTGCCAATCCCCAAATGCAAAAGATGCTGCTATCCAAGGCCAGATCCGACATCGAGGATAAGTTCTGCAAATTCGAGCTGAAGAAATTCGAGGGCGACGAGAATGTGAGCATCATATCCGATACGTGGTCCACGGATGTGCTGGCCTCCGATTCGGAGAACACATTGGATGCCACGGTGAGCGAACGCGGGGATAGGGATAGAAATTTCTCCACACCCCTGATACCCTCCGCCGTCGTCCTGCCCGGCGATAACAATTTCGTTGTCGAGGCTTTGGCCAGAGCTGGTCGCGTCTCGGGCGTCCACGGACCACAGTTGGATGCATCCGATCAGCGATCGGAGAGCAATTGGAGCACTGATGTCTTGGCCAGCGATTCGGAGAAGCTGGCTGAAATAGACACCGATGACAATGTTTCCATTACGACCAAATCGGATACGACGGCGCCACAGGCAGCGGTcctcgacgacgacgatgaggatGAGCAGACGCCCGGCAGCAGTGGCGATGGTGAGCCCGATCCGGATCGGGGAAACGGCAGTGAGCGTAGCCAGGAGGATTCGGCCTTCTTCGATGCTGTCAACTCCTATGAGGATGCCAATCTGTATCATGGCGCCTCTTCGCTGGCCAGAAGCTCGGTGCGGACCAGCTATCATGTTCTGGGCGGCGAGAGCAGTTTCCAGCAGCAGTACAAGTGCAGCGGAGCAGATTCCAGTGGTCGCAAGACCACCCCGCTGATGGGTACATCCTGCATGCGTCGCCAAACGTCCGCGGAGAGCAGCATTAGTAATCAGAGCCTGAACTTGGAGGAACCGCCACCGCCGATGGGCAagcatcatcaccatcacagAGAGCATCATCATCGCGactatcatcatcatcaccgggagagggagagggagcgGGAGCGGTCGGCACTTAAGAAGAAGAAACACCAAcagcaggagaaggagcatCGCGATCTCATCGATTTCAGCGACTGCAGCGAGGACAAGGAAGAGCTGGCGAGGAATAGGGATGAGGAGCAGCCACCTGGGTTGGTGCAACAACTGCTTGATATGATAAACCAGGATGAACAGACCGGCGCACTTTCAAGTTCCTCGCCCAATGTGGAACATCGTCGCATCTCCATCGAACAACGCTCGGCCATCATCGATGGTCGGCGAAATGGCATTCTGGCGGGCAGTATGCGGCGCCATCAGAGCTTGAACTACGAGAATCATGAGATTATGCTGAACTCCATGTTGCCCAAAACCGACGATGACAAGCAGGAGATGCTACTTTGTGTGCAGAcgcagcaattgcagctggaGGAGCGAAGGGGATCAGCTGGTTTAGGGCCAGAGGTGGATGGAGCAAGCGGAATGGCATCGGCTGGAGGATCGGGCCTGAAGCCACCCACCAAAGCGACCGGAGCCATACCAAAGAGCATTAGTTTCGACGCCAGTGCGGACAAGGACAAGCAGACGTATCATCGGGACGGGGAACGGGATCGCGAAAGGGACAGGGAACGGGAACGCGATCGAGAAAGAGATC
This Drosophila simulans strain w501 chromosome X, Prin_Dsim_3.1, whole genome shotgun sequence DNA region includes the following protein-coding sequences:
- the LOC6725661 gene encoding receptor-mediated endocytosis protein 6 homolog, which translates into the protein MEPPAAGNLLEIMDLARTLRQEQLFIQQEQAAFAQLTGAFETNAGTITKLAFVCAQQRQILNELLLARTDQDPLLFCRRASAYDSAQFVDAKQLLPYEHALAYEDLFNYLYNTPYLLALSLATADRLSLLSASQLGQIINTIATGLYGNAINTKDVELLLKLLRELIEIQLLTSEQPRRLLRTNSSSFARLYQRLVESLFSARIFLTAALHAPLMSVLSEHEIWLDLDPHKLMQTFTPKEREKRFGCEGDEEYQRNVARFHAETLGKLHSHVQEFVKSLQQSWALFPSSLRWLLQTLSQQLRQSLRHEEQEIRQLLTDLVFTHFISPAIASADLLGIIDVNVSERMRHNLNQIVKLLQRLALNDEDSELVQLMDLLMLGQTGEDVVAILPQQSDFERSQLAINQRELAQLVEFFRLLTARDEYDISVEERQRLQRILGRIPKQQVQQQQQQQQTPKDAPDSRESPEKSKKSNKSLMSLGKAKKKLAKGMSFSSGSSNHNPVPVSEPLTNGQANTSNGSGGLGADLEHCSSHSGSNTSLSSCGANMPTTNDPLDMSASSDPVLVFSLYNAGAKSKLKPLTEEEVLKMNSIGQDGSNLLPAVVTTAPLAPSSNNDDVSSLEAMRRPQDDASIGNSDNLEAISEAAHSVASSLDLEEQQERDVHENEDNLSDMVSANVSGRGTPNISGRDTPSSQVTDGDGAGGDLGHHHGVHARAAANPQMQKMLLSKARSDIEDKFCKFELKKFEGDENVSIISDTWSTDVLASDSENTLDATVSERGDRDRNFSTPLIPSAVVLPGDNNFVVEALARAGRVSGVHGPQLDASDQRSESNWSTDVLASDSEKLAEIDTDDNVSITTKSDTTAPQAAVLDDDDEDEQTPGSSGDGEPDPDRGNGSERSQEDSAFFDAVNSYEDANLYHGASSLARSSVRTSYHVLGGESSFQQQYKCSGADSSGRKTTPLMGTSCMRRQTSAESSISNQSLNLEEPPPPMGKHHHHHREHHHRDYHHHHRERERERERSALKKKKHQQQEKEHRDLIDFSDCSEDKEELARNRDEEQPPGLVQQLLDMINQDEQTGALSSSSPNVEHRRISIEQRSAIIDGRRNGILAGSMRRHQSLNYENHEIMLNSMLPKTDDDKQEMLLCVQTQQLQLEERRGSAGLGPEVDGASGMASAGGSGLKPPTKATGAIPKSISFDASADKDKQTYHRDGERDRERDRERERDRERDRERDRERDRERDHHGAGIFNKLRQGIFKNRRGASAKNASNSINQSNPTASSSSVQADIRSVSFDPSAGCDNFGTHYCDTSEDILAKYRRKVSSSSEATNSDSTGNGHGGGPTGSGGSAAHLHKHMNGGQIPGVVFGCVKQKLRTVLSRTDLHSGDFRQTSTTSTTMATPLQIYLQIQLAQCISLQRLPQISHVAEALRCLAQLERPQHGQLLAELQRDLERRQSYLQYLMRHRQQLLLRSEQLEQLEARLRGEARSSQRCLLQALVRMYLAWARQQEKLEQFQAEFAQLRASDERVELTEEFVESLLQELRSSADLQDEWQVDAARVAIERMLLEQMYEQVMFPNEDADVSRDEVLSAHIGKLQRFVHPAHPSLCIAQEYLGEAPWTFAQQQLCHMAAYKTPREKLQCIINCISSIMSLLRMSSGRVPAADDLLPVLIYVVIMANPPYLLSTVEYISCFLGKKLEGEDEFYWTLFGSVVKFIKTMDYLD